Proteins found in one Miscanthus floridulus cultivar M001 chromosome 4, ASM1932011v1, whole genome shotgun sequence genomic segment:
- the LOC136550274 gene encoding sugar transport protein MST6-like, translating into MAGGVVVSSGGGKDYPGKLTMFVLFACIVAATGGLIFGYDIGISGGVTSMNPFLMKFFPSVYHKEQEAERNQSNQYCKFDSQLLTMFTSSLYLAALVASFCAATVTRVAGRKWSMFGGGVTFLVGAALNGAAKDVVMLILGRVLLGIGVGFANQAVPVYLSEMAPARLRGMLNIGFQLMITIGILCANLINYGTAKIKGGWGWRVSLALAAVPAAIIAVGALFLPDTPNSLIDRGYTEDAKRMLKRVRGTEDVEEEYNDLVAASEESKLVAHPWRNILQPRYRPQLVMAIAIPMFQQLTGINVIMFYAPVLFKTLGFADDASLMSAVITGLVNVFATFVSIVTVDRLGRRKLFLQGGTQMLACQIVVGSLIGAKFGFSGVAEIPKAYAAIVVLFICAYVAGFAWSWGPLGWLVPSEIFPLEIRSAGQSINVSVNMLCTFIIAQAFLPMLCRFKFILFFFFGAWVVVMTIFVALFLPETKNVPIEEMVLVWKAHWYWGRFIRDEDVHVGADLEMPSAIGNGKVGAGKLGGMQ; encoded by the exons ATGGCCGGCGGCGTGGTGGTGAGCTCCGGAGGGGGCAAGGACTACCCCGGCAAGCTCACCATGTTCGTGCTCTTCGCCTGCATCGTCGCCGCCACCGGCGGGCTCATCTTCGGATACGACATCGGCATCTCCG GTGGCGTGACGTCGATGAACCCGTTCCTGATGAAGTTCTTCCCGTCGGTGTACCACAAGGAGCAGGAGGCGGAGCGGAACCAGAGCAACCAGTACTGCAAGTTCGACAGCCAGCTGCTGACCATGTTCACCTCCTCGCTCTACCTCGCCGCGCTCGTGGCCTCCTTCTGCGCCGCCACCGTCACCCGCGTGGCCGGCCGCAAGTGGTCCATGTTCGGCGGCGGCGTCACGTTCCTGGTCGGCGCCGCGCTCAACGGCGCCGCCAAGGACGTGGTCATGCTCatcctcggccgcgtcctcctcGGCATCGGCGTCGGCTTCGCCAACCAGGCCGTCCCCGTCTACCTCTCGGAGATGGCGCCGGCGCGCCTCCGCGGGATGCTCAACATCGGGTTCCAGCTCATGATCACCATCGGCATCCTGTGCGCCAACCTCATCAACTATGGCACCGCCAAGATCAAGGGCGGCTGGGGCTGGCGCGTCAGCCTGGCCCTGGCCGCCGTGCCGGCGGCCATCATCGCCGTGGGCGCGCTGTTCCTGCCTGACACCCCCAACTCCCTCATCGACCGCGGCTACACCGAGGACGCCAAGCGGATGCTCAAGCGGGTGCGCGGCacggaggacgtggaggaggagtACAACGACCTGGTGGCTGCCAGCGAGGAGTCCAAGCTGGTGGCGCACCCCTGGCGCAACATCCTGCAGCCGCGGTACCGCCCGCAGCTCGTCATGGCCATCGCCATCCCCATGTTCCAGCAGCTCACGGGCATCAACGTCATCATGTTCTACGCGCCCGTGCTCTTCAAGACGCTGGGCTTCGCCGACGACGCATCCCTCATGTCCGCCGTCATCACGGGCCTCGTCAACGTCTTCGCGACCTTCGTGTCCATCGTCACCGTGGACCGTCTCGGCCGCCGCAAGCTGTTCCTGCAGGGCGGCACCCAGATGCTCGCGTGCCAGATCGTCGTCGGCAGCCTGATCGGTGCCAAGTTCGGCTTCTCCGGCGTGGCCGAGATCCCCAAGGCGTACGCGGCCATCGTGGTGCTCTTCATCTGCGCGTACGTGGCCGGCTTCGCCTGGTCCTGGGGACCCCTCGGGTGGCTGGTGCCCAGCGAGATCTTCCCGCTGGAGATCCGGTCGGCGGGTCAGAGCATCAACGTCTCCGTCAACATGCTCTGCACCTTCATCATCGCGCAGGCGTTCCTCCCCATGCTCTGCCGCTTCAagttcatcctcttcttcttcttcggcgcCTGGGTCGTCGTCATGACCATCTTCGTCGCGCTCTTCCTGCCAGAGACCAAGAACGTGCCCATCGAGGAGATGGTGCTCGTGTGGAAGGCGCACTGGTACTGGGGCCGCTTCATCCGCGACGAGGACGTGCACGTCGGCGCCGACCTCGAGATGCCCTCTGCCATCGGCAACGGCAAGGTCGGAGCCGGCAAGCTCGGCGGCATGCAGTAG
- the LOC136552541 gene encoding vacuolar protein 8-like: MGEAGEEESAAAPAEVSRQAELDEQRCLAEALDAISSLVSASLSATLFPLKWQLIRDRLNRLHAGLADITVPEGDENGEDRWEAFSNLLLDIAAAAREARELVPRSQGRHYGGGKLRLRSDLDVLAAGLDAHVARLDEVYASGALTRARALVVPRPGAGATRDDVRFYVRDLFARLRVGGAEMRREAAAALSEALRDDEKCVSVVASDVADGVGVLVALLECPDARVQEEALEAVSVIAGSDAHRGDLVVGGAIAPVVRVLDSGAGSEAAKESAVRVLCRLTENSDNAWAVAAHGGVTALLDLCTDHGASGGELVCAACRVLRSLAGVDEIRKYMVADAGAVPVLVSLSQRATDDAARIQAMELLAAIGSGDSSAREAVVQEGAVESLVRALDPSCQTQTPSSSSSKVREVALRAIDAICLSPPTSTDRLLAARFLNRVVSLLRNVDTTLQHCALKAAHRLCQVSEEIKKAMGDAGFMPELVSLLGASKSPEAREMAAESLCALVSVHRNRKRFVQDDRDVARVLQLLGPDEEKPTPAKRFLLSTVMHLTDSSSGRRKIMSSEHVRNLEKLAETDVPDAKRIVKRLGGSRLRSIFHGIWRL, from the exons ATGGGAGAAGCAGGGGAGGAAGAATCGGCCGCCGCGCCGGCGGAGGTGAGCCGGCAAGCGGAGCTGGATGAGCAGCGGTGCCTGGCGGAGGCTCTGGACGCCATCAGTTCGTTGGTCTCTGCTTCCTTGTCCGCGACGCTGTTCCCGCTCAAGTGGCAGCTCATCAGGGACCGGCTCAACCGGCTCCACGCCGGCCTCGCCGACATCACCGTCCCCGAGGGCGACGAGAACGGCGAGGACCGGTGGGAGGCGTTCTCGAACCTCCTGCTTGACATCGCGGCGGCCGCCCGGGAGGCGCGGGAGCTGGTGCCGCGGAGCCAGGGGCGTCACTACGGCGGCGGCAAGCTGCGGCTGCGCAGCGACCTCGACGTCCTGGCCGCGGGCCTCGACGCGCACGTGGCGCGGCTGGACGAGGTGTACGCGTCGGGCGCGCTGACGCGGGCGCGGGCGCTGGTGGTGCCGCGCCCCGGCGCCGGGGCCACCCGCGACGACGTGCGGTTCTACGTGCGCGACCTCTTCGCCAGGCTCAGGGTCGGCGGCGCCGAGATGCGGAGGGAGGCCGCGGCCGCGCTCAGCGAGGCGCTGCGCGACGACGAGAAGTGCGTCAGCGTCGTGGCGTCCGACGTCGCGGACGGCGTCGGCGTCCTCGTCGCGCTGCTCGAGTGCCCCGACGCCCGCGTCCAGGAGGAGGCCCTAGAGGCGGTCTCGGTGATCGCCGGGTCCGACGCGCACAGGGGAGACCTGGTCGTCGGCGGCGCCATCGCACCCGTGGTCCGTGTCCTCGACTCCGGCGCCGGCAGCGAGGCGGCCAAGGAGAGCGCGGTGCGGGTGCTCTGCAGGCTCACCGAGAACTCGGACAACGCGTGGGCCGTCGCCGCGCACGGCGGCGTCACGGCGCTGCTCGACCTGTGCACGGACCACGGAGCGAGCGGCGGCGAGCTCGTGTGCGCGGCGTGCCGGGTGCTGCGGAGCCTCGCGGGCGTCGACGAGATCAGGAAGTATATGGTGGCCGACGCTGGGGCTGTACCGGTGCTCGTGTCTCTCTCGCAGAGGGCCACGGACGACGCGGCGCGAATCCAGGCGATGGAGCTCCTCGCCGCCATCGGCTCTGGGGATAGCTCAGCCAGGGAGGCCGTGGTCCAGGAAGGCGCCGTCGAGTCCCTCGTCCGCGCGCTCGACCCCTCCTGCCAGACCCagacgccctcctcctcctcgtcgaagGTGCGGGAGGTGGCCCTCCGTGCCATCGACGCGATCTGCCTTTCGCCGCCCACCTCCACGGACCGTCTCCTCGCCGCAAGGTTCCTCAACCGCGTCGTCTCCCTCCTCCGCAACGTCGACACCACGCTGCAGCACTGCGCGCTGAAGGCGGCGCACCGCCTGTGCCAGGTGTCGGAGGAGATCAAGAAGGCGATGGGCGACGCCGGGTTCATGCCAGAGCTGGTGAGCCTCCTCGGCGCGTCCAAGTCCCCCGAGGCGCGGGAGATGGCGGCCGAGTCGCTCTGCGCCTTGGTGTCCGTGCACCGCAACCGGAAGCGGTTCGTCCAGGACGACCGCGACGTGGCtcgggtgctgcagctgctgggccCCGACGAGGAGAAGCCCACGCCGGCGAAGCGGTTCCTGCTGTCGACGGTGATGCACCTCACGGACAGCAGCTCCGGCCGGAGGAAGATCATGTCCTCGGAGCACGTCAG GAATCTCGAGAAGCTTGCGGAGACCGATGTCCCGGACGCCAAACGGATCGTGAAGAGGCTTGGCGGGAGCAGGCTGAGGAGCATTTTCCATGGCATTTGGAGACTGTAA